The Pirellulimonas nuda genome includes a region encoding these proteins:
- the thpR gene encoding RNA 2',3'-cyclic phosphodiesterase yields MPRTRTFIALTVNDAVRAAAVGAINRLRGLSDAVRWVEPENLHFTLHFLGEITDADLVDVCNVAAEAARQAPPFSVRVRGAGAFPDLDRPRALWLGVAEGAQELTALHDSLRPRLAELGFRTDQRRYRPHLTIGRIDRIASKQAGDLVDGIAALDSFDAGATPADALTVYASRLRREGPGYRVMATCPLGG; encoded by the coding sequence ATGCCACGCACCCGCACCTTTATCGCCTTGACCGTCAACGACGCGGTTCGCGCCGCCGCTGTTGGGGCCATCAATCGGCTGCGGGGGCTGTCGGACGCGGTCCGTTGGGTCGAGCCGGAGAACCTGCACTTCACGCTCCACTTCCTGGGCGAGATCACCGACGCCGACCTGGTAGACGTCTGCAATGTCGCGGCCGAGGCGGCCCGGCAGGCGCCGCCGTTCTCGGTGCGTGTCCGCGGCGCGGGTGCGTTCCCAGACCTCGACCGGCCCCGGGCCCTTTGGTTGGGGGTGGCCGAGGGGGCCCAGGAGCTCACGGCGCTGCACGACTCGCTGCGACCCCGGCTGGCAGAACTGGGCTTCCGCACCGATCAGCGGCGCTACCGCCCCCACCTGACGATCGGCCGCATCGACCGCATCGCCTCCAAGCAGGCAGGCGACCTGGTCGACGGGATCGCGGCGCTCGACAGCTTCGATGCGGGCGCGACCCCCGCCGACGCCCTGACCGTCTACGCCAGCCGCCTCCGTCGCGAAGGCCCCGGCTACCGCGTGATGGCGACCTGCCCGCTCGGCGGCTGA
- the recA gene encoding recombinase RecA, translating to MGRILETSDDLRHTVAAIEKQFGEGAIMPLGAGADRRIEGIPTGSLSVDIALGGQGIPRGRVIEVFGPESSGKTTLALHVIAQAQRTGGIAAFIDAEHALDPSWAKKLGVDLETLLVSQPGHGEEAMHITEMLIKSNAVDVIVVDSVAALVPKRELDGEIGDSHVGLQARLMSQSMRKLTGAIAKSKTSVIFINQIREKVGVMFGSPETTPGGRALKFYASCRIDIRKIGSLKDGEEVVGQRVRAKIVKNKVAPPFRVAEFDMMHKDGISYEGDLIDLGIEQKVVSRTGAWFRFGEMQLGQGKEKARLFLKESPDVAEDIKNKILAAGGLDDLLSVGPMAAGGDSEGDEDASGSDQE from the coding sequence ATGGGTCGCATCCTGGAGACGAGCGACGACCTGCGGCACACCGTGGCGGCCATCGAGAAGCAGTTTGGCGAGGGCGCCATCATGCCGCTGGGCGCCGGCGCCGACCGGCGGATCGAGGGGATCCCGACCGGCAGCCTGTCGGTCGACATCGCCCTGGGTGGGCAGGGGATCCCGCGGGGCCGGGTGATCGAGGTGTTCGGCCCCGAGTCGAGCGGCAAGACCACGCTCGCGCTGCACGTGATCGCCCAAGCCCAGAGAACAGGCGGAATCGCGGCGTTTATCGACGCCGAGCACGCGTTGGACCCCAGTTGGGCCAAGAAGCTGGGGGTCGACCTCGAGACCCTGCTGGTCAGCCAGCCGGGGCACGGCGAAGAGGCGATGCACATCACCGAGATGCTGATCAAGAGCAACGCGGTCGACGTGATCGTGGTCGACTCGGTTGCTGCGTTGGTCCCCAAGCGGGAGCTGGACGGCGAGATCGGCGACTCGCACGTCGGCCTGCAGGCCCGGCTGATGAGCCAGTCGATGCGTAAGCTCACCGGCGCCATCGCCAAGAGCAAGACGTCCGTGATCTTCATCAACCAGATCCGCGAGAAGGTAGGGGTGATGTTCGGCAGCCCCGAAACCACCCCCGGCGGGCGGGCGCTCAAGTTCTACGCCTCGTGCCGGATCGATATCCGCAAGATCGGCTCGCTGAAGGACGGCGAAGAAGTGGTGGGCCAGCGGGTGCGGGCCAAGATCGTGAAAAACAAGGTCGCCCCCCCATTCCGGGTAGCCGAGTTTGACATGATGCACAAAGATGGCATTAGTTATGAAGGAGACCTGATCGACCTGGGCATCGAGCAGAAGGTAGTCAGCCGCACCGGCGCCTGGTTCCGCTTCGGTGAGATGCAGCTCGGCCAGGGGAAAGAAAAGGCCCGATTGTTCCTCAAGGAAAGCCCGGATGTCGCAGAAGACATCAAGAACAAGATCCTCGCGGCCGGCGGCCTGGACGACCTGCTGTCGGTCGGCCCGATGGCTGCCGGCGGCGACTCCGAGGGGGACGAGGATGCCTCTGGATCGGACCAGGAGTAG
- a CDS encoding S1C family serine protease, which yields MASLLLAAVLLPAAPVWAQAPADAPADGLAELKRRDAAMAALIERVEPSVVAVSQYPADAGAAAVAARNPDIVINVDPFGAIARPSEPEPTVVGAGVVVAPGKVLTQYLVGTGGRVAVTNTAGDRFDARLLAADPRSGLAVLDVGEAEGAVAGLTPIPLGRAEDVRKGQSVLVVSNPQAIESDGQPSASLGMVTNLAAKLGADINLNDAADAQGGFRSTLHHFGTLIQTDARIGYGSSGGALVNLDGELVGIITSAAVSAGHESAAGYAIPLSPPIRRVLEALLEGREAEYGLLGIQFNALSTSATAAGEAGVAVDRTFPGSPAAAAGLIPGDVIVEVAGERIDSPDRLQLVVQGLGPGAQAPVEFFRNSTRKQTVVALGKATVQGRVVVTNRPPAWRGIRVDYATALAAEELNQATQMGLIDPEGCVLVSDVDPESGSWEAGVRPGMFVSHVGETRVSTPAEFAAATAAADASVKLRFTQQVQPPEAGGLRTF from the coding sequence TTGGCGTCTTTGCTGCTGGCGGCGGTGCTGCTGCCGGCTGCGCCTGTATGGGCCCAAGCGCCGGCGGACGCCCCGGCCGATGGGCTTGCAGAGCTGAAACGCCGCGATGCGGCCATGGCGGCGCTGATCGAGCGGGTCGAGCCGTCGGTCGTGGCCGTGTCGCAGTACCCGGCGGACGCCGGCGCCGCGGCGGTTGCGGCCCGCAACCCCGATATCGTGATCAACGTCGACCCGTTCGGCGCTATCGCCCGCCCCTCCGAGCCAGAGCCGACCGTCGTCGGCGCCGGCGTGGTCGTGGCGCCCGGCAAGGTGCTGACGCAGTACCTGGTGGGCACCGGAGGGCGCGTTGCGGTCACCAATACCGCGGGCGATCGGTTCGACGCCCGTCTGCTGGCGGCCGACCCACGCAGCGGGCTCGCCGTGCTCGATGTTGGGGAAGCCGAGGGCGCGGTCGCCGGGCTCACGCCCATCCCGCTCGGCCGGGCCGAAGACGTCCGCAAAGGCCAGTCGGTGCTGGTGGTCAGCAACCCCCAGGCGATCGAGAGCGACGGCCAGCCGTCGGCCAGCCTGGGGATGGTCACCAATTTGGCGGCCAAGCTGGGCGCCGACATCAACCTCAACGACGCGGCCGACGCCCAGGGGGGCTTCCGCTCGACGCTGCACCACTTCGGCACGCTGATCCAGACCGACGCGCGGATCGGCTACGGGTCGAGCGGCGGCGCGTTGGTGAACCTCGACGGCGAGCTGGTGGGGATCATCACCAGCGCCGCGGTGAGCGCCGGGCACGAGTCGGCGGCCGGCTACGCGATCCCGCTCAGCCCGCCGATCCGGCGGGTGCTGGAGGCGCTGCTCGAGGGCCGCGAGGCCGAGTACGGGTTGCTGGGCATCCAGTTCAACGCACTAAGTACGTCCGCCACCGCGGCGGGCGAGGCGGGCGTGGCGGTGGATCGCACCTTCCCCGGAAGCCCGGCCGCGGCGGCCGGGTTGATCCCGGGAGACGTGATTGTTGAGGTCGCCGGCGAGCGGATCGATTCCCCCGACCGGCTGCAGTTGGTGGTCCAGGGGCTCGGCCCCGGCGCCCAGGCGCCGGTTGAGTTCTTCCGCAACAGCACGCGGAAGCAGACCGTGGTCGCCCTCGGCAAGGCGACGGTGCAGGGCCGCGTGGTGGTGACCAACCGCCCGCCGGCCTGGCGCGGCATCCGCGTCGACTACGCAACGGCGCTGGCCGCCGAGGAGCTCAACCAGGCGACGCAGATGGGGCTGATCGATCCAGAGGGCTGCGTGCTGGTTTCGGATGTCGACCCCGAGAGCGGTTCGTGGGAGGCGGGGGTGCGGCCCGGGATGTTCGTCTCGCATGTCGGCGAGACGCGCGTCTCGACCCCGGCAGAGTTTGCGGCCGCCACGGCCGCCGCTGACGCGTCGGTAAAGCTGCGGTTTACGCAGCAGGTGCAGCCCCCCGAAGCGGGCGGTTTGCGGACTTTCTAA
- a CDS encoding esterase/lipase family protein → MRLAGYLNRTAAVAALMLAAATGSRAAECGVDVGFSRPPAVRGGWLRRRLVREADLQRYGLRLEPGWESADPSLPLVVLIHGFNSSAPRNAALLGDARCRGYPCGGFSYPNDQPLSPSAALLSAELKAFAAAFPQRRLALVTHSMGGLVARACLETPELDPGNVDRLIMVAPPTHGAQLARIAVATDVWEHWVSRNEGDCWTRMHDSFVDGLGEAGGDLCPESPFLKQLNARSRNTKVDYTLLLGNAASLRDDQMNWLIGTARAARLAVSDDQAAQIRAVESVLIDLDELVDGRGDGIVSVERGRLEGVPDTLVLPFGHLSVSADGDDAAACDVRRIICERLGS, encoded by the coding sequence ATGAGACTGGCTGGCTACCTAAACCGAACCGCGGCCGTTGCAGCGCTGATGTTGGCCGCGGCGACGGGTTCCCGCGCCGCGGAGTGTGGCGTCGACGTCGGCTTCTCACGGCCCCCGGCGGTGCGCGGGGGGTGGCTGCGACGCCGGCTGGTGAGAGAGGCAGACCTGCAGCGTTACGGCCTGCGGCTCGAGCCCGGCTGGGAGTCGGCCGACCCCTCGTTGCCGCTGGTCGTGTTGATCCACGGCTTTAACTCGTCGGCGCCGCGTAACGCGGCGCTGCTCGGCGATGCCCGCTGCCGCGGCTACCCGTGCGGCGGTTTCAGCTACCCGAACGATCAGCCACTGTCTCCTTCCGCGGCGCTGCTCTCGGCAGAGCTGAAGGCGTTCGCCGCGGCGTTCCCGCAGCGGCGCCTGGCCTTGGTGACCCACTCGATGGGGGGCTTGGTGGCGCGGGCCTGCCTGGAGACGCCGGAGCTCGATCCCGGGAACGTCGACCGGCTGATCATGGTGGCGCCCCCTACGCACGGCGCCCAGCTCGCGCGGATCGCGGTCGCCACCGATGTTTGGGAGCACTGGGTTTCGCGTAACGAAGGAGACTGCTGGACGCGCATGCACGACTCGTTTGTCGACGGTCTGGGAGAAGCCGGCGGCGATCTCTGCCCAGAATCTCCGTTCCTCAAGCAGCTCAACGCCCGCAGCCGCAACACCAAGGTGGACTACACGCTGCTGCTGGGCAACGCCGCATCGCTGCGCGACGACCAGATGAACTGGCTTATCGGCACGGCCAGGGCGGCCCGTTTGGCGGTTTCCGACGACCAGGCCGCACAGATCCGGGCGGTCGAGTCGGTGCTCATCGACCTCGACGAACTCGTGGATGGACGCGGCGACGGGATCGTGTCCGTAGAGCGTGGGCGCCTAGAAGGCGTCCCTGACACGCTGGTGCTGCCGTTCGGTCACCTTAGCGTGTCGGCCGATGGCGACGACGCCGCGGCCTGCGACGTGCGTCGCATTATCTGCGAACGGCTGGGCTCGTGA
- the thiC gene encoding phosphomethylpyrimidine synthase ThiC, with the protein MPTPVTQLELARAGETTPEMTYVAEREGVSADVVRDAVASGRMVIPANRVHLAGRLEPMAIGLAAKCKVNANIGNSAVTSDIDEELEKLHTAVHFGADTVMDLSTGKNIDGIREAIIGASPVPIGTVPIYQMLEELGGDIEDMRPQHFLDMVEHQAKQGVDYMTIHCGLLYDHLHLTTGRVTGIVSRGGSLIAKWMMTHRKQNPLYEAFDDLCDIMRQYDVTWSLGDGLRPGSVADASDEAQFAELDVLGELTMRGRARGTQVMVEGPGHVPMNQIQMNMERQQEVCDGAPFYVLGPLVTDIAPGYDHITSAIGAALAGWHGAAMLCYVTPKEHLGLPEREDVKQGMVAYKIAAHAADVARGRPGARDRDDALSKARFEFDWNEQFRLSLDPETARAYHDQTLPQETFKSAHFCSMCGPKYCSMKITQDIRKMADAGQLVELGVEKG; encoded by the coding sequence ATGCCCACCCCCGTCACGCAGCTAGAGCTCGCCCGCGCCGGCGAAACGACCCCCGAGATGACCTACGTCGCCGAGCGCGAGGGCGTCTCTGCCGACGTGGTGCGCGACGCCGTAGCCAGCGGCCGGATGGTGATCCCCGCCAACCGGGTGCACCTGGCCGGCCGGCTGGAGCCGATGGCGATCGGCCTGGCAGCCAAGTGCAAGGTGAACGCCAACATCGGCAACTCGGCCGTCACCAGCGACATCGACGAGGAACTGGAGAAGCTGCACACCGCGGTCCACTTCGGCGCCGACACGGTGATGGACCTCTCCACCGGCAAGAACATCGACGGCATCCGCGAGGCGATCATCGGCGCCTCGCCCGTGCCGATCGGCACCGTGCCCATCTACCAGATGCTCGAAGAGCTCGGCGGCGACATCGAGGACATGCGCCCGCAGCACTTCCTGGACATGGTCGAGCACCAGGCCAAGCAGGGGGTCGACTACATGACCATCCACTGCGGGCTGCTGTACGACCACCTGCACCTGACCACCGGCCGGGTCACGGGCATCGTCAGCCGCGGCGGGTCGCTGATCGCCAAGTGGATGATGACCCACCGCAAGCAGAACCCGCTGTACGAGGCGTTTGACGACCTGTGCGACATCATGCGGCAGTACGACGTCACCTGGAGCCTGGGAGACGGACTCCGCCCCGGCAGCGTGGCGGACGCCAGCGATGAGGCGCAGTTTGCGGAGCTGGACGTGCTGGGCGAGCTCACCATGCGCGGCCGCGCCCGCGGCACGCAGGTGATGGTCGAGGGCCCTGGGCACGTCCCGATGAACCAGATCCAGATGAACATGGAGCGCCAGCAAGAGGTGTGCGACGGCGCCCCGTTCTACGTGCTGGGCCCGCTGGTCACGGACATCGCGCCGGGCTACGACCACATCACCAGCGCCATCGGCGCGGCGCTGGCCGGCTGGCACGGGGCGGCGATGCTGTGCTACGTGACGCCCAAAGAGCACCTGGGGCTCCCCGAGCGTGAAGACGTGAAGCAGGGGATGGTGGCCTACAAGATCGCCGCCCACGCGGCCGACGTGGCCCGTGGCCGTCCCGGCGCCCGCGACCGCGACGACGCGCTGAGCAAGGCCCGCTTCGAGTTCGACTGGAACGAGCAGTTCCGCCTGTCGCTCGACCCCGAAACGGCCCGCGCCTACCACGACCAGACGCTGCCCCAAGAGACCTTCAAGAGCGCCCACTTCTGCAGCATGTGCGGGCCCAAGTACTGCTCGATGAAGATCACCCAGGACATCCGCAAGATGGCCGACGCGGGGCAGTTGGTGGAGTTGGGTGTGGAGAAGGGCTAG
- a CDS encoding glutamine--tRNA ligase/YqeY domain fusion protein — MPEPTEKPASRNFIQQAIDADRAAGRFDRRVHTRFPPEPNGYLHIGHAKAICLNSGLAREYQGKFNLRFDDTNPAKEEQEYVDSIQDDVRWLGADWQDRLFFASDYFDQLYAWAVKLVEAGKAYVCDLDGEQMRAYRGTLTEPGRDSPFRGRTVKENLDLLARMKAGEFPDGARTLRAKIDMASPNVNLRDPVMYRIKHAHHHRTGDTWSIYPSYDYTHGQSDSIEGITYSICTLEFENHRPLYDWFCKELGIHHPRQIEFARLNLTYTVMSKRKLLQLVQEKHVAGWDDPRMPTIRGLRRRGYTPDSIRAFCERIGVARQDSTIEMLWLEDAVREHLNDTAPRRMAVLRPLKVVLTNLGETETIDCTLPNHPQKPELGERAVTLTRELYIEQDDFMEEAPKKFFRLKPGGDVRLRGAGIITCDEVVKDKSGEVTELRCTFDPDHSRKVKGTIHWVSAPLALDAQVRLYDHLFKVENPDAAPEGKTFLDNLNPESLETLTAKVEPSLAKEQGGERFQFERLGYFYTDPIDSKPGHPVFNRTVTLRDAWGKEQGRG; from the coding sequence ATGCCAGAGCCCACCGAAAAGCCCGCCTCGCGTAATTTCATCCAGCAAGCCATCGACGCCGACCGCGCCGCCGGGCGGTTCGACAGGCGTGTCCACACGCGCTTCCCGCCGGAGCCCAACGGCTACCTGCACATCGGCCACGCCAAGGCCATCTGCCTCAACTCGGGGCTGGCCCGCGAGTACCAGGGCAAGTTCAACCTGCGGTTCGACGACACGAACCCCGCCAAGGAAGAGCAGGAGTACGTCGACTCGATCCAGGACGACGTGCGCTGGCTCGGCGCCGACTGGCAGGACCGGCTGTTCTTCGCCAGCGACTACTTCGATCAGCTCTACGCCTGGGCGGTGAAGCTGGTCGAGGCCGGAAAGGCGTATGTTTGCGACCTCGATGGCGAACAGATGCGCGCCTACCGCGGCACCCTCACCGAGCCGGGCCGCGACAGCCCGTTCCGCGGCCGCACGGTGAAGGAGAACCTCGACCTGCTGGCGCGGATGAAGGCGGGCGAGTTCCCGGACGGCGCCCGCACGCTGCGGGCCAAGATCGACATGGCCAGCCCCAACGTCAACCTGCGCGACCCGGTGATGTACCGCATCAAGCACGCCCACCACCACCGCACGGGCGACACGTGGAGCATCTACCCGTCGTACGACTACACGCACGGTCAGAGCGACTCCATCGAGGGGATCACCTACTCCATCTGCACGCTGGAGTTCGAGAACCACCGCCCGCTGTACGACTGGTTCTGCAAAGAGCTGGGGATCCACCACCCGCGGCAGATCGAGTTCGCCCGGCTCAACCTCACCTACACGGTGATGAGCAAGCGCAAGCTGCTGCAGCTTGTGCAAGAGAAGCACGTCGCCGGCTGGGACGACCCCCGCATGCCCACCATCCGCGGCCTGCGCCGCCGCGGCTATACGCCGGATTCGATCCGCGCGTTCTGCGAGCGGATCGGCGTCGCCCGGCAAGACAGCACGATTGAGATGCTGTGGCTGGAAGACGCGGTCCGCGAGCACCTGAACGATACCGCCCCCCGCCGGATGGCGGTGCTGCGGCCGCTGAAGGTCGTGCTGACGAACCTGGGCGAAACCGAGACGATCGACTGCACGCTCCCCAACCACCCGCAGAAGCCCGAGCTGGGCGAGCGCGCCGTCACCCTGACGCGCGAGCTGTACATCGAGCAGGACGACTTCATGGAGGAGGCGCCCAAGAAGTTCTTCCGCCTCAAGCCGGGGGGCGACGTGCGGCTACGCGGCGCGGGCATTATCACCTGCGACGAGGTGGTGAAGGACAAGTCGGGGGAAGTGACGGAGCTGCGCTGCACGTTCGACCCCGACCACAGCCGCAAGGTGAAAGGAACGATCCACTGGGTCAGCGCCCCGCTGGCGCTCGACGCCCAGGTGCGGCTGTACGACCACCTGTTCAAGGTCGAGAACCCCGACGCCGCCCCGGAGGGGAAGACGTTCCTCGACAACCTGAACCCGGAGTCGCTAGAGACGCTCACCGCCAAGGTAGAGCCGTCGCTGGCAAAGGAGCAGGGGGGCGAGCGGTTCCAGTTTGAGCGGCTGGGGTACTTCTACACCGACCCGATCGACTCGAAGCCTGGCCATCCGGTGTTTAACCGCACGGTGACGCTGCGGGATGCGTGGGGGAAAGAGCAGGGCCGCGGCTGA
- a CDS encoding YncE family protein, translating to MATEFRRRSISGIGVLLAIFTFTQKSVGLDATGDWRLIDRVQLPPGVEPFGTRVAVHSGGLLASGFYTSPYSTRVFHTTVGSLSPPVELLPTSPPERSFFWYPAISADRILIGDDEEGSPTPGAAYLFDRATNAPIAKLTAPDGVIGRDFWFGQDVALTPDYAVVQAIAFQNPGVYLFDAADGGFVRKIDAPDGVQSIDANQDFVLTGGAATDKAQLYDIATGELLAEFENPNPIPLSPQFGSEVALGDGFAAILAPLPQGGGSVSVFRLDTHELVYTLAMGSSTAGSMDADGRFLIVNGTIYDLPTGRIEATLPYSTAVAIQGNLAMIGVSVYQRVPEPCGLVGVLLALTATMSAAGPRLSRGPALSPTHPAASPCG from the coding sequence ATGGCGACAGAGTTTAGACGTCGGTCGATCAGCGGCATCGGGGTGCTGCTAGCGATTTTCACGTTCACACAGAAGAGCGTGGGGCTAGACGCCACCGGCGACTGGCGACTGATCGATCGGGTGCAGCTTCCTCCAGGAGTAGAACCGTTTGGCACACGTGTGGCCGTGCATTCTGGCGGGCTGCTTGCGTCGGGCTTCTACACTTCGCCTTACTCGACGAGGGTTTTCCATACGACCGTCGGCTCCCTCTCTCCACCGGTTGAGCTCCTGCCCACCAGTCCACCCGAAAGAAGTTTCTTCTGGTACCCCGCGATCTCCGCGGACCGTATCCTGATTGGCGACGACGAGGAAGGGAGCCCCACTCCCGGGGCGGCGTACCTATTCGATCGCGCAACCAACGCGCCGATCGCGAAACTGACCGCGCCAGACGGAGTCATCGGCCGCGATTTCTGGTTCGGGCAAGACGTGGCGCTTACTCCGGATTATGCCGTGGTCCAGGCGATCGCATTCCAGAACCCGGGCGTCTACCTCTTCGATGCTGCGGACGGCGGCTTTGTGAGAAAAATCGACGCCCCTGATGGCGTTCAATCGATTGATGCTAACCAGGATTTCGTGTTGACTGGCGGCGCCGCTACAGACAAGGCGCAGCTCTACGACATCGCGACGGGAGAGTTGCTTGCTGAATTCGAGAACCCCAACCCCATCCCGCTATCGCCGCAATTCGGCTCGGAAGTCGCTTTGGGAGACGGTTTTGCGGCGATCTTGGCGCCGCTTCCCCAAGGCGGCGGATCCGTGTCCGTCTTTCGTCTCGATACCCACGAGTTGGTTTATACGTTAGCTATGGGCTCAAGCACCGCGGGCTCGATGGACGCCGATGGGCGTTTTTTGATCGTGAACGGAACGATCTACGACCTGCCCACCGGGCGTATCGAAGCGACGCTACCCTACTCGACCGCAGTCGCAATTCAGGGGAACTTGGCCATGATCGGCGTTAGCGTCTACCAGCGTGTGCCCGAACCCTGCGGGCTGGTTGGCGTATTGCTGGCGCTGACCGCCACCATGTCGGCCGCGGGCCCGCGGCTCAGCCGCGGCCCTGCTCTTTCCCCCACGCATCCCGCAGCGTCACCGTGCGGTTAA
- a CDS encoding hybrid sensor histidine kinase/response regulator, whose amino-acid sequence MFSTAPDSPDFDARHEQFRLMLDSLPVLICYIDRGGVYRFANAGYHAWFGLDNGDVVGRRIEEVVGEQAARSIDREVQRVLAGERVTVDRRMAYRHGGPRDVRIEFVPHREGEVVAGYFAHIQDVTAFKQAERELRESEERFRDLADNIAQFAWMADGEGSIFWYNRRWFEYTGTELEQMRGWGWRSVHHPDHVDRVVEKFAAYVEAGEPWEDTFPLRSAEGGYGWFLSRAKPIRDATGKVVRWFGTNTDITELRDLDQALQDADRRKDEFLATLSHELRNPLASVIGGLQLLERIGDETPEQAEARRTIDRQARLMNRLVDDLLDVSRIVRGKVRIRREPLDLGALLIEVAEDIRRELEEKDLRLSVDVETGALWCRGDRERLRQIVQNLLQNAAKFSHRGGEICVRLEGDPGAGVAQITVRDTGIGMDEATLGALFEPFSQADASLDRSLGGLGLGLAIVHGLVELHRGRVWATSQGPEQGSTLTIELPLCEPAADPSPPTDAKPDAKPDADPGRNPPAARPLRVLLIDDRRDALFPIVKCLESEGHVVLTADDGLAGIEKARPFKPQVVVCDIGLPGVDGYEVARRLRAEAGFEQTLLIALTGYGQPEDRQKALDAGFNVHLVKPVDLNELLGLLAPVAGSRP is encoded by the coding sequence GTGTTCTCTACGGCGCCCGATTCTCCGGACTTCGACGCCCGGCATGAGCAGTTCCGGCTCATGCTCGACTCGCTGCCGGTGCTGATCTGCTACATCGACCGCGGCGGCGTGTACCGGTTCGCCAACGCCGGGTACCACGCGTGGTTCGGGCTCGACAACGGCGACGTGGTCGGGCGGCGCATCGAGGAGGTGGTGGGAGAGCAGGCGGCCCGCTCGATCGACAGAGAGGTCCAGCGTGTGCTTGCGGGCGAGCGCGTCACCGTCGACCGGCGTATGGCCTATCGGCACGGCGGCCCGCGCGACGTACGCATCGAGTTCGTGCCGCACCGCGAGGGGGAGGTCGTTGCGGGTTACTTCGCCCACATCCAAGACGTCACCGCGTTCAAGCAGGCCGAGCGCGAGCTGCGCGAGAGCGAAGAGCGGTTCCGCGACCTGGCGGACAACATCGCGCAGTTCGCCTGGATGGCGGACGGCGAGGGATCGATCTTTTGGTACAACCGGCGTTGGTTTGAATACACCGGCACGGAGCTGGAGCAGATGCGGGGCTGGGGCTGGCGCAGCGTGCACCACCCAGACCATGTTGACCGCGTGGTGGAGAAGTTTGCCGCGTACGTCGAGGCGGGAGAGCCGTGGGAGGACACCTTCCCGCTCCGCTCTGCCGAAGGCGGCTACGGCTGGTTTCTCTCTCGGGCTAAACCGATCCGCGACGCGACCGGGAAGGTGGTCCGCTGGTTCGGGACGAACACGGACATCACGGAGCTGCGAGACCTTGACCAGGCGTTGCAGGACGCCGACCGCCGCAAGGACGAGTTCCTCGCCACCCTGAGCCACGAGCTGCGCAACCCGCTGGCGTCGGTGATCGGCGGCTTGCAACTGCTCGAACGGATCGGCGATGAGACGCCCGAGCAGGCAGAGGCTCGCCGCACGATCGACCGCCAGGCCCGGCTGATGAACCGCCTGGTGGACGACCTGCTGGACGTGTCGCGGATCGTACGCGGCAAGGTGCGCATCCGGCGTGAGCCGCTCGACCTGGGGGCGCTGCTGATCGAAGTGGCCGAAGACATCCGCCGCGAGCTTGAAGAGAAAGACCTGCGGCTTTCAGTCGACGTCGAGACCGGCGCCTTATGGTGTCGCGGCGACCGCGAACGTCTGCGTCAGATCGTGCAGAACCTGCTGCAGAACGCCGCCAAATTCTCCCACAGGGGGGGCGAGATCTGCGTGCGGCTCGAGGGCGACCCCGGCGCCGGAGTCGCGCAGATCACCGTTCGCGACACCGGCATCGGCATGGACGAAGCGACGCTCGGCGCGTTGTTCGAGCCGTTCTCCCAAGCAGACGCGTCGCTCGACCGCAGCCTCGGGGGACTGGGCCTGGGGTTGGCGATCGTGCATGGTCTGGTAGAGCTGCACCGCGGCCGGGTCTGGGCGACCAGCCAAGGCCCCGAGCAGGGGAGCACGCTCACGATCGAGCTGCCTCTGTGTGAGCCCGCGGCCGATCCATCCCCCCCGACAGACGCCAAACCAGACGCCAAACCAGACGCCGATCCGGGCCGCAACCCGCCGGCCGCCAGGCCGCTGCGGGTGCTGTTGATCGACGACCGTCGCGACGCCCTGTTCCCCATCGTCAAGTGTCTGGAATCCGAGGGGCACGTCGTGCTGACCGCGGACGATGGTCTGGCCGGGATCGAGAAGGCGCGGCCGTTCAAGCCGCAAGTAGTGGTCTGCGACATCGGGCTCCCCGGCGTCGACGGGTACGAGGTGGCTCGCCGGCTCCGTGCAGAGGCGGGCTTCGAGCAAACCCTCCTGATCGCGCTGACCGGCTACGGGCAGCCCGAAGACCGCCAGAAGGCGCTCGACGCGGGGTTCAACGTCCACCTAGTCAAGCCGGTGGACCTCAACGAGTTGCTTGGGCTGCTGGCCCCCGTCGCGGGGAGCCGCCCCTAG